The following coding sequences lie in one Zingiber officinale cultivar Zhangliang chromosome 2B, Zo_v1.1, whole genome shotgun sequence genomic window:
- the LOC122048539 gene encoding dehydration-responsive element-binding protein 2E-like: MENLGRKAPPLRPWKKGPARGKGGPQNASCDYRGVRQRTWGKWVAEIREPKKRTRLWLGSFATAEEAALAYDEAARRLYGPNAYANLPHLRAASASSHLLKPAGASSSSLFHGLSPFKWLPTSKGAVSSSTGAAVLNLNAQHNVHVIHQRLQELKNHSKNKTKAPPSSSVSRPPLMPIETQLERLLGGRHGDIDRVFPLENSSDSAPARVLEKPQIDLKEFLQRIGVPPEKGTSSAGTISTESGDFNWDTLMEMRALEGHSVDEAEDGGPQQLDEYGHDDLGLPISIWNL; this comes from the coding sequence ATGGAGAACCTCGGCCGGAAGGCGCCGCCGCTGCGGCCGTGGAAGAAGGGACCGGCGCGGGGGAAGGGCGGCCCTCAGAACGCCTCCTGCGACTACCGTGGCGTCCGGCAGCGGACGTGGGGCAAGTGGGTGGCGGAGATACGCGAGCCCAAGAAGCGCACTCGCCTCTGGCTCGGGTCTTTCGCCACCGCCGAAGAGGCCGCGCTGGCCTACGACGAGGCCGCCCGCCGGCTTTACGGTCCCAACGCTTACGCCAACCTACCGCATCTCCGAGCCGCTTCTGCTTCCTCCCACCTACTCAAGCCCGCAGGTGCCTCGTCGTCGTCGCTTTTTCACGGCCTGTCGCCATTTAAGTGGCTGCCCACCTCGAAGGGCGCCGTGAGCTCCTCCACCGGCGCCGCCGTCCTCAACCTCAATGCCCAGCACAACGTCCACGTCATTCACCAGCGCCTCCAAGAGCTCAAGAATCATTCCAAAAACAAAACGAAGGCACCTCCCTCTTCCTCCGTTTCCCGGCCGCCGTTGATGCCGATAGAGACACAGCTGGAGAGATTGCTGGGGGGACGTCACGGAGACATCGATCGAGTGTTTCCACTTGAGAATTCGTCGGATTCAGCGCCGGCGAGAGTACTGGAGAAACCGCAGATTGATCTGAAGGAGTTCCTGCAGCGGATCGGGGTGCCGCCGGAGAAGGGTACTAGCAGTGCTGGAACAATATCAACGGAGAGCGGCGACTTCAACTGGGACACGCTGATGGAGATGCGGGCTTTGGAGGGCCACTCGGTGGACGAGGCGGAGGACGGCGGGCCGCAGCAGCTGGATGAGTACGGCCACGACGACTTGGGATTGCCCATCTCCATTTGGAACCTTTGA
- the LOC122046682 gene encoding nuclear transcription factor Y subunit A-9-like isoform X2 has product MHGHVLNYRNRLHRDFWFPVAGNKFVVCYTLVSSLHLLLCSYVTCWFRRIMESHPGVPSTVGSSMEQDLLAAVSLRPDENLGGGNQNLQGAPSMAGEYLAPQTQLEFGHSTAYAMYPFTDPYFAGLVVPYGTQTMIHPQIAGMSHSRMPLPLEMAEEPIYVNAKQYHGILRRRQTRAKAELEKKAVKARKPYLHESRHQHAMRRARGCGGRFLNTKHADDNAKGDAQEGLSYGVSTDCPGERVEEDM; this is encoded by the exons ATGCACGGACATGTCCTTAATTATCGCAATAGGCTCCACCGAGATTTCTGGTTTCCTGTTGCTGGAAACAAATTCGTAGTCTGCTACACCTTGGTTTCTAGTCTTCACCTTTTACTGTGCTCATACGTCACCTGTTG GTTCAGACGGATAATGGAATCGCATCCTGGTGTTCCAAGTACAGTAGGTTCGAGCATGGAACAGGATCTGTTGGCTGCCGTTAGTCTTCGACCAG ATGAGAACTTAGGAGGGGGAAACCAGAATCTTCAGGGTGCTCCATCAATGGCGGGCGAGTATCTTGCACCACAGACACAACTCGAATTTGGTCATTCAACT GCCTATGCTATGTACCCATTTACGGATCCTTATTTCGCTGGCCTAGTTGTTCCTTATGGAACTCAAACAATG ATTCATCCTCAGATCGCCGGCATGTCTCACTCTCGCATGCCTTTACCGCTAGAAATGGCAGAGGAACCAATTTATGTCAATGCCAAACAGTATCACGGAATTCTCAGGCGAAGACAGACTCGTGCAAAGGCTGAACTTGAGAAAAAAGCTGTAAAAGCTAGAAAG CCTTATCTGCATGAGTCCCGCCACCAACATGCAATGAGAAGAGCTAGGGGTTGTGGAGGTCGTTTCCTAAATACCAAGCATGCCGACGACAATGCCAAAGGCGATGCCCAGGAAGGTCTGAGTTATGGAGTTTCGACTGATTGCCCAG GTGAAAGAGTAGAGGAAGATATGTAA
- the LOC122046682 gene encoding nuclear transcription factor Y subunit A-9-like isoform X1, protein MHGHVLNYRNRLHRDFWFPVAGNKFVVCYTLVSSLHLLLCSYVTCWFRRIMESHPGVPSTVGSSMEQDLLAAVSLRPDENLGGGNQNLQGAPSMAGEYLAPQTQLEFGHSTAYAMYPFTDPYFAGLVVPYGTQTMIHPQIAGMSHSRMPLPLEMAEEPIYVNAKQYHGILRRRQTRAKAELEKKAVKARKVCRRSSQSVNDKPFMPYLHESRHQHAMRRARGCGGRFLNTKHADDNAKGDAQEGLSYGVSTDCPGERVEEDM, encoded by the exons ATGCACGGACATGTCCTTAATTATCGCAATAGGCTCCACCGAGATTTCTGGTTTCCTGTTGCTGGAAACAAATTCGTAGTCTGCTACACCTTGGTTTCTAGTCTTCACCTTTTACTGTGCTCATACGTCACCTGTTG GTTCAGACGGATAATGGAATCGCATCCTGGTGTTCCAAGTACAGTAGGTTCGAGCATGGAACAGGATCTGTTGGCTGCCGTTAGTCTTCGACCAG ATGAGAACTTAGGAGGGGGAAACCAGAATCTTCAGGGTGCTCCATCAATGGCGGGCGAGTATCTTGCACCACAGACACAACTCGAATTTGGTCATTCAACT GCCTATGCTATGTACCCATTTACGGATCCTTATTTCGCTGGCCTAGTTGTTCCTTATGGAACTCAAACAATG ATTCATCCTCAGATCGCCGGCATGTCTCACTCTCGCATGCCTTTACCGCTAGAAATGGCAGAGGAACCAATTTATGTCAATGCCAAACAGTATCACGGAATTCTCAGGCGAAGACAGACTCGTGCAAAGGCTGAACTTGAGAAAAAAGCTGTAAAAGCTAGAAAGGTATGTCGGCGCTCAAGTCAGTCTGTCAATGATAAGCCATTCATG CCTTATCTGCATGAGTCCCGCCACCAACATGCAATGAGAAGAGCTAGGGGTTGTGGAGGTCGTTTCCTAAATACCAAGCATGCCGACGACAATGCCAAAGGCGATGCCCAGGAAGGTCTGAGTTATGGAGTTTCGACTGATTGCCCAG GTGAAAGAGTAGAGGAAGATATGTAA
- the LOC122046682 gene encoding nuclear transcription factor Y subunit A-7-like isoform X3 — MESHPGVPSTVGSSMEQDLLAAVSLRPDENLGGGNQNLQGAPSMAGEYLAPQTQLEFGHSTAYAMYPFTDPYFAGLVVPYGTQTMIHPQIAGMSHSRMPLPLEMAEEPIYVNAKQYHGILRRRQTRAKAELEKKAVKARKVCRRSSQSVNDKPFMPYLHESRHQHAMRRARGCGGRFLNTKHADDNAKGDAQEGLSYGVSTDCPGERVEEDM, encoded by the exons ATGGAATCGCATCCTGGTGTTCCAAGTACAGTAGGTTCGAGCATGGAACAGGATCTGTTGGCTGCCGTTAGTCTTCGACCAG ATGAGAACTTAGGAGGGGGAAACCAGAATCTTCAGGGTGCTCCATCAATGGCGGGCGAGTATCTTGCACCACAGACACAACTCGAATTTGGTCATTCAACT GCCTATGCTATGTACCCATTTACGGATCCTTATTTCGCTGGCCTAGTTGTTCCTTATGGAACTCAAACAATG ATTCATCCTCAGATCGCCGGCATGTCTCACTCTCGCATGCCTTTACCGCTAGAAATGGCAGAGGAACCAATTTATGTCAATGCCAAACAGTATCACGGAATTCTCAGGCGAAGACAGACTCGTGCAAAGGCTGAACTTGAGAAAAAAGCTGTAAAAGCTAGAAAGGTATGTCGGCGCTCAAGTCAGTCTGTCAATGATAAGCCATTCATG CCTTATCTGCATGAGTCCCGCCACCAACATGCAATGAGAAGAGCTAGGGGTTGTGGAGGTCGTTTCCTAAATACCAAGCATGCCGACGACAATGCCAAAGGCGATGCCCAGGAAGGTCTGAGTTATGGAGTTTCGACTGATTGCCCAG GTGAAAGAGTAGAGGAAGATATGTAA